One window from the genome of Musa acuminata AAA Group cultivar baxijiao chromosome BXJ1-4, Cavendish_Baxijiao_AAA, whole genome shotgun sequence encodes:
- the LOC135659253 gene encoding granule-bound starch synthase 1, chloroplastic/amyloplastic-like yields MAAVMASRFISRTSCSSYGGAFDSEAMTFQSRRVPYLSTHATTYEGLRTRNVVDSRQMQLNAKATSRQARRGTRHASHRPWAIIVCGSGMNLVFVGAEVAPWSKTGGLGDVLGGLPPAMAANGHRVMTVAPRYDQYKDGWDTGVLVELKVGDRTETVRFFHCYKRGVDRVFVDHPMFLEKVWGKTGGKIYGPVTGTDFEDNQLRFSLLCQAALEAPRVLHFNNSKYHSGPYGEDVVFIANDWHTALLPCYLKTMYQSHGIYKNAKVAFCIHNIAYQGRFAYSDFARLNLPDKFKSSFDFIDGYDKPVKGRKINWMKAGIIESDRVLTVSPYYAQELVSGVEKGVELDNILRMTGITGIVNGMDTNEWNPSTDKYISANYDATTVMDAKPLNKEALQAEVGLPVDPNIPVIAFIGRLEEQKGSDILASAIPEFIDEDVQVVVLGTGKKKLERQLALLETMFPDKVRAHLKFNVPLAHGIMAGADILAVTSRFEPCGLIQLQAMQYGIPPMCSTTGGLVDTVKEGCTGFHMGPFSVECAVANKADVQKVVKTVKRALKVYGTPAFAEMIQNCMAQDLSWKGPAKKWEQFLLSLGAANSEPGIDGEEVAPLAVENVAAP; encoded by the exons ATGGCTGCTGTGATGGCGTCACGCTTCATCTCGAGGACCTCATGCTCCAGCTATGGTGGAGCTTTTGATTCTGAGGCAATGACTTTCCAGAGCAGAAGGGTTCCGTACTTGAGTACCCATGCCACTACCTATGAAGGTCTGAGAACTCGGAATGTTGTGGATTCACGTCAGATGCAGTTGAATGCCAAAGCAACTTCTAGGCAAGCTAGGAGGGGCACTCGTCATGCTAGCCATAGGCCCTGGGCTATTATTGTCTGTGGAAGTGGAATGAACTTGGTGTTTGTTGGTGCTGAGGTGGCTCCATGGAGCAAAACTGGGGGCCTTGGTGATGTTCTTGGAGGGTTGCCACCAGCCATGGCG GCAAATGGACACAGGGTTATGACTGTAGCACCACGATACGATCAATACAAAGATGGGTGGGATACTGGTGTCTTGGTTGAG CTAAAAGTTGGGGATAGAACTGAAACTGTTCGGTTCTTCCACTGCTACAAAAGGGGAGTTGATCGGGTCTTTGTTGACCATCCAATGTTTCTTGAGAAG GTTTGGGGCAAAACTGGAGGAAAGATATATGGTCCTGTGACCGGAACAGATTTTGAAGACAACCAGCTGAGGTTCAGCCTTTTGTGCCAG GCAGCTCTGGAAGCTCCAAGAGTTCTACATTTCAACAACAGTAAATACCATTCTGGACCATATG GGGAAGATGTTGTGTTTATTGCCAATGATTGGCACACTGCCCTTCTACCATGCTACCTAAAGACTATGTACCAATCACATGGCATTTACAAGAATGCTAAG GTTGCATTTTGCATTCATAATATCGCTTACCAGGGCCGATTTGCCTACTCAGATTTTGCACGACTTAATCTTCCTGATAAATTTAAGTCTTCTTTTGATTTCATTGATGG ATATGACAAACCTGTGAAAGGAAGGAAAATTAATTGGATGAAGGCTGGAATAATAGAATCAGATAGGGTCCTGACTGTAAGCCCATATTATGCCCAAGAGCTTGTCTCAGGTGTAGAGAAGGGTGTTGAGTTGGACAATATCCTGCGCATGACAGGCATCACTGGGATAGTAAATGGGATGGACACCAATGAGTGGAATCCATCAACAGACAAATATATATCTGCAAATTACGATGCAACAACA GTAATGGATGCAAAACCTCTCAATAAGGAAGCTTTGCAAGCCGAGGTTGGGCTGCCTGTTGACCCAAATATCCCTGTTATAGCCTtcattggaagactagaagagcAGAAAGGATCAGACATTCTAGCTTCAGCAATTCCAGAATTCATTGATGAGGATGTTCAAGTAGTAGTGCTT GGTACTGGTAAGAAGAAGCTGGAGCGTCAGCTTGCATTACTTGAAACAATGTTTCCAGACAAAGTCAGAGCACATCTGAAGTTCAATGTTCCTTTGGCTCATGGAATCATGGCTGGAGCAGATATCCTCGCTGTTACAAGTAGATTTGAACCATGTGGTCTTATTCAGCTCCAGGCCATGCAATATGGAATT CCTCCCATGTGTTCCACAACTGGTGGACTAGTTGACACCGTAAAAGAAGGTTGCACTGGCTTCCACATGGGTCCCTTCAGTGTGGAG TGTGCTGTTGCCAACAAAGCTGATGTACAAAAAGTTGTGAAAACCGTGAAGAGGGCCCTCAAGGTCTATGGAACACCTGCTTTTGCAGAGATGATCCAGAACTGCATGGCCCAAGATCTCTCCTGGAAG GGACCTGCCAAGAAGTGGGAGCAATTTCTCCTGAGTCTAGGGGCTGCAAATAGTGAACCTGGTATCGACGGCGAGGAAGTAGCTCCTCTTGCTGTGGAAAATGTGGCCGCTCCATGA
- the LOC135672565 gene encoding large ribosomal subunit protein P1-like, with protein MAASSIGELACTYAALILNDDDIAITSEKISTLVKAANVTIDSYWAPLFAKLLEKRSVDDLILSVGSGGGGAPIGVSAAPAAGDGGSVPAAAPAAEEKKEEPKEESDDDMGFSLFD; from the exons ATGGCCGCCTCATCGATCGGAGAGCTCGCCTGCACCTACGCTGCTCTCATCCTTAACGATGACGACATCGCCATTACG TCGGAGAAAATCTCAACCTTGGTGAAGGCCGCAAACGTGACGATCGACTCCTACTGGGCGCCTCTCTTCGCCAAGCTCCTCGAGAAGAGGAGCGTCGACGACCTCATCTTGAGCGTGGGATCCG GAGGTGGTGGTGCACCTATTGGAGTCTCCGCTGCCCCAGCCGCTGGCGATGGTGGTTCTGTTCCTGCAGCCGCTCCTGCTGCTGAGGAGAAAAAG GAGGAGCCCAAGGAAGAGAGTGACGATGACATGGGATTCAGTTTGTTTgattag
- the LOC103996287 gene encoding serine/arginine-rich splicing factor SR34A — MSARLSRTIYVGNLPIDIRESEVEDLFYKYGHVVEIQLKNPPRPPGYCFVEFESSRDAEDAVRGRDGYNFDGHRLRVELAHGGRGQSVSVGRGGRHGSGGSKFGVSHRSEFRVIVKGLPSSASWQDLKDHMRKAGDVCFAQVFRDGDGAMGLVDYTNYEDMKYAIRKLDDTEFRNPFSRSYIRVKSYERSMSKSRSQSRSRSRSRGPRRSRSKSIERPLSRSVSKSASPRPRSVSPARMSRSRSRSKSG, encoded by the exons ATGAGTGCTCGGTTGAGTCGTACCATTTATGTGGGCAACCTTCCTATAGACATACGAGAATCAGAAGTTGAAGATTTATTTTACAAG TATGGCCACGTAGTGGAAATTCAATTGAAGAATCCACCTCGCCCTCCTGGTTATTGTTTTGTTGAG TTTGAAAGTTCACGAGATGCTGAAGATGCAGTCAGGGGTCGCGATGGCTACAACTTTGATGGGCACCGTCTTAGG GTTGAGCTAGCCCATGGTGGCAGAGGACAGTCAGTTTCGGTTGGACGAGGTGGTCGCCATGGGAGTGGAGGCAGCAAATTTGGAGTTTCACACCGTTCTGAATTTCGAG TAATTGTGAAGGGACTTCCTTCTTCAGCTTCATGGCAGGATCTGAAG GATCATATGAGGAAGGCTGGAGATGTATGTTTTGCGCAAGTTTTCCGTGATGGTGATG GTGCGATGGGTTTGGTTGATTATACTAATTATGAAGACATGAAATATGCA ATAAGGAAACTTGATGACACTGAGTTTAGAAATCCCTTTTCGAGGTCCTATATTCGG GTAAAAAGCTACGAGAGAAGTATGTCAAAGAGTCGAAGCCAAAGCCGAAGCCGCAGCAGAAGCAGAGGCCCTAGACGGAGTCGGAG CAAATCAATTGAACGGCCTCTATCACGATCAGTATCCAAGTCTGCATCTCCAAGACCCAGATCTGTGTCTCCAGCCAGAATGTCAAG ATCAAGGTCTAGATCAAAGTCAGGCTGA